TTGAATTTTCATTTAATTTAGTTCATTTATTACAATCTAAAGATAGAATTCATAGATTGGGAATTAGAAATAATAATACACAATGATATTTTTTAATTAATGATTATGATATAAATGGAGTCAAATATTCATTGAATGAAATTATATATAATCGATTGACTGAAAAAGAAAAAATAATGTTAACTGCATTAAATCAAAATTCATTAGAATATATATCTACAATCGACGAAGATTTAGATTTTCTTTTTGATCACATGAAATTTATTTAATATTAATTTGTTTTGTTATTTTTTTATGTATTCTTGTAATAAATTTTAATATTAAAATAATCTTAATTCATTATAATTAACAAGTTGCAAAACAATAATTTTAAATATTTTTATTTTTTTTCATTTTTTTGTGTATTGCAAATCAAAAAATAGTTAAAATTGTAACAACAAATATAATCAGTGATGGTAGCAAAACAATATACAATTCATTATTGTTTTTTAAATTATTATTATTAATTAGTTCATAATCAAATATGAAATCTTTTGAAGTTAAATAATTTTGTGAATTTTTTTCAATAATTTGTACATTTAATTTTATTTGGTTTTGTTGTTTGTTTTCAATTATAAATTTATAGTCAAATTTGCTTTCAACAGAATTTCATCCATTTATTTTTTCTACAAAAGAATCTGGATTTTTAACTAAATTATTTAATTCTTCTTGTGTAAATTGGTTTGTTTTTAACGATAGTTGCAATTCGTCAATTCTATTTTTTTCGTTTTTTAAATTTTGATCAATTAATGTTTTAATAGTGTAATCAACTTGAAAAATTTTAGTTTCTTTAATTTTAGATAAATCATTATTTAATATGACTTTAACATTAAATGAAAATTTGTTGTTTTTCTTATCAAAATTAGAGATTTGATAAGAAAATTTACTTTTATCACCAACTACAGAATTTCAATTTAATAATTGGTCTACAAAATTATTTTCATCAATTGAATTAATTTCTTCCTGTGTAAATTCATTTTTGCTTAATTTTAAATCAATAGAATTGATTCTATTAATTTCTTGATTTAATAAGATTTCATCAGAAATTGGAGGCTCAACAGGTTTATCATCTTTCAAATAAATATGTTTTTCAAATTCTCTTGTTGTCATAGAGATATTTTTATTATTTGAACTAATTTTTATTTTGAACTTATATCCATAATTAGAAAATAAACTTTCTTGTTTATATGTTTTACTAAAATCAACAACTTCATAACTAAAATTTTTATTATCTAAATCAAAATTAGAAATATTTTGAAGTAAATTATTTTTTGTAATATTTTCGAAATCGCTCAAACTAGCTTCAGATTTTTCAAATTTATCCATAATTATTAAATTATTTGCATTTAATTTTTCAATTTCACCTTGAACAGAGTTTTGATTATAATTGGGATCTGTATTAGGTTTTATAGTTACTTTAACTTTGTTTATTAAAGATTTATTTTTTTCAATTTCAGAAACATTGTTTCCATAAAAATAAACTATTTGATATTCACCTGAAATTTCGTAATTTACATTATTGAAAATAATGTTGTAATTTGATCCAAATTCTTCGAAATTTGATTTAAAAGATTTTGTAAAAAATGGTTTAAGAGTTTTGTCATAATTTTTGAAATTATAATTGTTATTTCCTTGAGTTGTTTCAACATTTTTAGTTAAATGATAAATAGGTTTTTGAGAACTTTTAGTATATACCAATTCTGTGATATTATCTTGAATTTGATCATAATTTAAAACTGTTTTAGGTGGAACAATAGATTCATTTCATGTATTATTTAAATTTGGATTAGCACTATCTAGCGAATCTAAATTAAATGCAAAAAAATCTGATGATTTAGGAATAAATTTTTGACCCTCATAAACTTTTACTATTTTTTCTAAATTATTAGCTTGTTTAGTTGTATCAATTAATTTTAATTTTAAGTTCTTGTATGGTAATGGATCATAATAGTAATTAAAAGTTTGATCTGCTTTGTTAATAACTAATTCTTTATTATCTATTTTGCTTTTTTTAGGATCTAATCTATAGCCATTAAATAAAATTTTTTCTAATTTAAATTTACTTCCATCTCTTTTAACCAAAATTGTTGGTTTAACGTTTGGCAAACTTTCATTTGTTTCTTTGTTTTTGAAATTTATAGTAACTTTATATTGTCTTTTACCTATGTAATCTCTTAGATATGATGTGCCATAATAATGGCGATTAACACGATCATTATTTGTTGCTAAAACTTCATTAGTTTCAGCATCAACAATTTCTCCAGAAATTGAATCTTTTGATGTTAGTCCAGAGGGACATGTTTTGCTTGTTTTAAAAGATAATCCTTTTAACTCATTTGGTTTAATAACAAAAACTTCAGATTCTTCAAAAAATGTATTTTTATCTTTTAGTGTGATTCTAAATTTTATTTTTCTAGTCTTTGATGTTATATTGTCAATAACAGTTCGCAATTCTAAATGTTTATCTTTAGCTAATGTTATAGTTTGTCAATTTACTTCTTTGCTTGATATATTATCTACTGAATAAGGATTTGTTACATTTGTTGTTGGGTCATTATATTTTGGTTTACCTTCAACTGTTGTAAGTTCAGGATCTGCAATATAAAATAATTCACTATTGGTTGCTTTTGCTCCCGTTGTAACAATATGATGCATACATACTTCACAAAAATCCATTGCTGTTGCATATGTCCCATAATGCATAATACATTCATCTGCAGGCAAAAATACATTGTTATTTTTAGTTTTGTATAAACCAATTCCTCTAAAATTTAAAAATTCTTTTCAAGGTATAGAATTTTCATTTTCTGGATCACTAATATAAGCTCTATTGATATTATTACCCGATGAAGTTGTATCAGGGTATTCATCAGTTAATCCTCAAATAGAATGACCCATTTCATGCATATGAATTGTAGCTAAATTATCAGTGGTTGCTCTATAATAATCTGATAAAGTTGCATTAGCAGTCACATTTCCTAATTTTCTTATTATTCCTGCTGTAGAACCATTTATTATCCCATCATCTTCAAGAAAATTTTTAGAAACATCATAAGATAAAACATTTTTCTTTATTTTTCCTCAATTTGGTACTTGCAATCAAGATGATGAAACATTTGATGATGCATAAGAACCAAAAAAACTTTTAGATCCATCTGTAATGCTTTCATTGTAATTTAAGGCATCTGGTTGAATTGAATAAACATTAATTTTGTCATTTAAAAATGTTTGATATGGATTTCTTGTACCTCTAAGAATTTCTTTTTCTATTGTGTGTTGATGATTTGGATCAAAAATTGACCCATCTGTAGTCATTGGAGATGATAGTCATGGAGTTATAACTCTTTCATACATTGTATTAAAAAATGAATCATCTGAATCTTGAAATGAATAATTATCTCCCAAAAGCAAAACATTTATTTTGTTTTTATCATTTCCAGTTTTTCTTAATGTTTTAACTTCATATAAAGTATCAGGTTTAGCAATTGTATAAATATTGTCGTCTTCAGTGTTAGTTGCAACACTATTGTCATTATTATTAATTTGATAAGATTGATTAGTTTTGTTGCTAGCGATTAAAAAAATTGAACAAAAAATAAAAAACGTAATTATTAATTTACTTAAATTTAAATTTTTTTTAAACATTTTTACAAACCATAAAATATAAAATATTGCTTTTTTAAATTAATTTTTAATGCATCTTTTCAATTAAATGTTTTCTACAACATTATTAACATATTTATTTAAACACTAATTTTAATTTATATAAGATAAAAATAAAAATGTTAAGACAAAATTGTTAATAATTAAATAAACACAACATTTTAATAATAAAACTTAAATAATATTTCTTTTAAAAAAATTATCAAATTTTTAATTTATTTATTAAAATCTACGTAGCACATCAGCATATTAATATTGTAGGTAGAACAAATTTTGACATTTGTTTTGAAAGTAAGGAAGCTGATAGAACCTGAAATCATTAGCAAAATTTGCACTTATTAGAATTAATTTTAGCTTGTGCTTTAATTTAATCACAAGGATACTTATATAATGTCAAGATATACAGGTAGTGTTTTTCGACGTTCAAGACGTCTTAATTTTTCATTGCTAGAAAGTGGCAAAGAATTTTCAAAAGGAAAAAAACGCAATTCAATACCAGGACAACATGGAAGTAATAAAGTTCGTCCTAAGTTATCTGGTTATGCAGAACAATTACAAGAAAAACAAAGAATGCAATATATGTATGGAATTAATGATCGTCAATTTCGACGTTTGTTTTCTGTAGCTAAAAAAATGGAAGGAATTTTAACAATGAATCTATTTAGAGTTTTAGAATCTAGATTAGATAGCATTGTTTTTCGAATGGGTTTTGCTCCAACACGTCGTGGATCAAGACAATTAGTTAATCATGGTCATATAAAAGTTAATGGTAAAACTGTTAATATTCCTTCATACATTTTAAACATTGGAGATGTTATTGAATTGAAAACAAGTGCTCAAAATTTACCAATGGTTAAACAAGCTATTGAATTTAAAAAATGAGCACCATTTACAGAAGTTAATCAAAAAACATTTCAAGGAACATATACACGTTATCCAGAACGTAATGAATTGCCAATTGAAATTAATGAAACATACGTTGTTGAATGATACAAACGTTTAGTAAAATAAAACCAAATTCAATACTTTTTATTAGATTTATCTATAATCTAAAATATTTTAACTATCAAAAATTAGCGAAAAAACATAAATGAAAAATAAGTTGCTTATAATCGAATCACCAAATAAAATCAAAACGCTGCAAAAATATTTACCAGCTGATTTTGAAATTGTAGCAACTATAGGTCATATTCGTGATTTAAGCAAATTTGGTTTAGGTTTTGATAGTAAAACAATGGAACCAAAATGAATTATTCCTAAACCTAGTAAAACAGGTGAAAAATCTAAAAAAGAAATAATCACAGATATTAAAAATAAAGCTGAAAAAGCAAAAGAAATTTATTTAGCTAGCGACCCTGACCGAGAAGGCGAAGCAATATCTTGACATGTTTATGAAATTTTAAATCAAAATGATAAAAAGAAATGTAAAAGAATTGTTTTTAATGAAATTTCAAAAGAAGCAGTTTTGAATGCATTAGAACATCCTAGAGATATTGATAAAAAATGAGTTGAATCACAATTTGCTCGACGAATTTTAGATCGAATGATTGGATTTAGATTATCACGCTTAGTTCAAAATCAGTTGCATGCAGAATCAGCAGGAAGAGTTCAATCTGTTGCCTTAAAATTTTTAGAAGATCGTGAAAAAGAAATTGAATCATTTGTTCCTAGAAAATGATGAACAGTTGATGTTCTTTTAAAAAATAAAACTCCATTAATTTTGCGCAAAGTGTCTGATGAAATTGCTAAAAAATTAAGTTTTGAAGAACCAAAAGAAGTTTCTGGAATTGACTTTAAAACACTAGAAGATGCTAAATTGTTTAAAAAATCTTTAGGTGAAGAATACGAAATTTATTCAATTGATGATCCAAAATTTTATACAAAATCCCCTAAAGAACCATATAAAACTTCAACGATGCAACAAGATGGTATTAATAAATTAGGCTGAACAGCAAAGAAATTAACATTAGTAGCACAACATTTATATGAAGGAATTAATGTAGGAAAAGAACATATTGCTTTAATTTCATATCCACGTACAGATAGCACAAGAATAGCTGATGCTTTTAAAACAAATGTAATTAATTATATTGAAAAAAATTATGGAAAAAATTATTTAGCATCTTCAGAAGTTAAGCAAAAAAAGAAGAGTTCTAAAGTTTCTGTAAAAATTCAAGATGCTCATGAAGCTATTCGTCCAATTGATATTTCTATTACTCCAGATTCAATAAAAAACAAAGTGCATCGTGATGAATATGCATTATATAAGTTAATTTGAATTCGAACTGTAGCTGCTTTTATGGCACCGGCTCAATATCAAAGAATAGATATTCGTTTTACAAATAACGGTCATAAATTTTATGCTTCAAGTCGTTCAATTAAGTTTGATGGTTATACAAAAATATATACACATTATGAAACACAAGAAAAGATTCATATCTTACCATTAAATGAATTTGAAATAGGTAAAAAATTCAAAGCTTCTGAAGTACAAATTAATGAACATGTCACTTCACCACCCCCACGTTTTACACAAGCATCTTTAATTGCTGCTTTAGAAAAATCAGGAATTGGTCGACCATCAACATATAATACAATGGCAAATGTTGCATTAAATCGTGGGTATGCCAATTTAGAAGCAAAAGCATATGTACCTACTTCATTAGGTCGAAAAGTAATTACAGAATTAGAAAATTATTTTAATAATATTATTAATAAAGAATTTACAAAGGGAATGGAAGAACATTTAGATGAAATTGCGAACGGGAAGGAAGAGTATCGCAAATATTTATTAAATTTTTGAGAATCATTCGAAAAGGAAGTTATTATGGCATTTGATAAAATCGAAAAAGTTAAACCTGAAATTGAATATGTAGGACGTGATTGTCCAAATTGTAAATCTAAATTAATTTATCGTTATAGTTTTAAAAGTCGTAACAAATTTATAGGTTGTTCTAATTATCCAGAATGTCGTTATTTAGAATCATTAGAAAAACCAAAATTATTAGAGGAAAATTGTCCTAATTGTGGGAAGCAATTAGTAGAACGCTCTTCGCGTCGTAAAGGTAGTCAATCTTTTATTGGTTGCACAGGCTATCCATCATGTAATTACATGCGCACAATGGAAGGTGAAGTTATAGTTCCAAAAGATAAAACTAAAAAGACAACTTCCAAAAAGAAAACATCAAAAAATTCTAAGAAAGAATCAAATGATGACAAAGATGAATAATTTATAAGCAATTTTTATCACAAAATTTTATAGTTTAGTAAAATTAAATTTCTATTTAAATTTAAAAGGTTTATAAATACGTATGATAACAATTAAAAACAATTTAGAATTCGATGAATTAATTAAAAATAATGAAGTAGTTATTGTTGATTTTTATGCTGATTGATGTGGACCATGTAAAATGATGGCTCCATTTTTTGAAGAATTATCTAAAGAAATGACATCAATTACTTTTGCAAAATTAAATGTTGATGAATTAAATGATTTAGCTGAATCTTTTGAAATCACTTCTATTCCAACATTAATTGTTTTTAAAAATGGTAAACAATCTGAACGTCACGCTGGTTTTTTAAATAAAGAAGGAATAATCAATTTACTTAAATAATATTTATAAAAATGGATAACAAAAAATTTAGATTTTTAGCTTTAGATTTAGATGGAACATTATTGGGACATAACAAAAAAATTTCTAAAGAAACTATATTAGCTCTAGATTCTTATGCTGAAAAATACCCAGATTCTGTGAATGCTATTATTACTGGTAGATATCCATATTCTGCAAAACGATATGCCAATTTTATTAATGAAAAATCTAAATTATTTAAGATTCATTATGTTGGTGCTAGTAATGGTTCATTTTTTTATGAAATTGATTTAAATTCTAATAGTTACAATTTGTTATCCGAAAATTTAATTCCGCAACAACAAGCACTAAAAATTTACGAATTTTGTTTAAAAAACAACGTTTTGTTTTGAGGATATCCAAGAAATTTGCACAAAGGTGCACCTATTGTTTTAAGTTCTCATTTTTCATCTTTTTTAATTCATTTAGTAAGACCTAAAGATACACATATTATTAACAAATTTTTAAATGAAAATTATTCCAAAATTAATATTGTTTGCACATCAGCAAAAAAATTGGATGTTTTATTTGAAAATTTAAAAGAAATTTATCCAAATATTTTTGAAATTTCAAGAACTTCTAAAAATATGTTAGAAATCACAGCTTTTAATATAAATAAGGGCAAAATTGTTGATTTAATTTGTGATTCTAATAATATTTCTTATGATCAAAGAGTTGCAATTGGTGATTCTCATAATGACAAAAACATGTTTAAAAAAGTAGCAGTTAAATTAGCGCCCATTAATGTTAGAAATGCATTAAAAAGTGAAGCTGATTATATTGGAACAAAACATTTTAAAAAGCGAATTTCATGTTTGTTCTATGATTATTTGTTGAAATAATAATTTTTTAAGAATAAATTTAAAACTATTTTTATATAATGATAAGTAATTAAATAATCAAAATATTTCATTTGGATATAACTATATTAGGAGTATTTTAAAATGGCAGTAAAACGCGGAACAAGATTAAGTTGTTCAACATGTAATGAAATTAATTATATAACTCACAAAAATTCTAAAAAAAATCCTGATAAATTAGAATTAAATAAATATTGTTCACGTTGTCGAACAACATCTTTACATAAAGAAATCAAAAAGAAATAAGTTATTTATGAGTAATAAGCAATCTTTAGGTACTGAATTTATTTTTAAACATAGTGTTGTTAAGGACATTTTAAAAAGAGAAAAAGCTGATACTTTATTACTTGTTTCAGATCAAAATCGTTTATGATTTACTGAGTTTGCTTCAACTTTTGGTTTTTTATTTATCAACAAATCAAAAGCTATTTTAGTTACAGATGCTAGATATTTTGAAGCAGCACAACGAAACATTAAAAATGTTGAAGTTGTTTTATACAATAGTCCTAAAATTTTAGAAGAAGTAGCTAAAAAGATAAATGTTGATCAATTAATAATTGAAGGTGAGTACCTTACTTATAATTATGAAGGTTTACTTAATAAATTATCAAGTAAAAAACCAAAAATTATATCTTCACAAATTTTGCGTGCTATCAAAACACCTAAAGAATTGAAATTAATGCAAGAAGTTGTAAATATCACAGCTAAAGTTGGTAATAATTTAACTAAATGAATTAAACCAAATATGACTGAAATAGATTTAGCTAAAAAAATTACTATTGAATTGATTAATGCTGGTGGAGAAAAAAATTCTTTTGATCCTATTGTCGCTTCAGGCACAAATGGATCCAGTCCTCATCATCATCCAACAAATAAAAAATTAGTAATGGGCGAATTTGTCACTTGTGATTTTGGAACTACTTATAAAGGGTATTGTTCTGATATAACAAGAACTTTTGTTGTTGGAAATAAACCCAAAAATCAAAGATTAGTTAATGCTTATAGAGTAGTTGATGCTGCTAATCGTCAAGGAATTAAAGCATGTAAAGCTGGAATAAAGGGAATGGAATTAGATACTGTTTGTCGAAATTACATTAACCAAACAGAATTTAAAAAATATTTTGTTCATTCAACAGGTCATGGTGTAGGACTAGATGTTCATGAACTACCAAATGTTTCACCTAGTTATAATTTTGAACTTTTACAAAATTCGATTGTTACAGTAGAACCAGGTATTTATATCCCTAAAGTTGGGGGCATTAGAATTGAAGATATGGTTTTAGTCAAAGATAAAAAATCTATTTGAATGTCTGAAAAAATTTATCGTCCTAAATTTTAGAGGTTTATTTTAAATGCCAGGTTGAAGCGAAAATCTTGAAGATAAGTTATTAAAAATTAGAATGGAAAAATATAATGAGCATGCAAATCGCCCGCCATCTAATAAATTAATAGATATTAAAACCAAACCTTTTGTATTTTTTGTAGCAACATTATTTGTTGTTTTGTTTTTTGTTGAAATGATTTTGATTTGCATTGCTATTCTTGCTCCATTTGATTCTTTAATTGGTATAGGAGATTTGTTTAATTTGAATTCTAGATCAATTAATCTTTTGTGAAATATTCAAAGTAGCATGGGTAATATTATTTATTCGCTTTCAGCATATGCTATAGCTATTATTTTTATTGGTATTGTTTTAATGGTTAATTTGTTTTACTTTATAAATATTTGATTAAAAGATGATTTATTTATTTCGTTAAAAAACGATAAAAAATTAAAAAATAAATTTTTTTACATTTTTATTTTTAGTGCTGTATTTTTTGTTGTTTTTATTATCATAAGTTTAATAGGTGTATCGCCTTTAAATACTCCAACTACATTAACATTAACTGGTATAAATTTAAATACACCATTAGGGATATCTTTCTTAATTAATCAATCTGCAAGTGGAACATTAATTACTTCTCCTAGTAGTTTTGGTTCTTTTGTTAGTGCAATGCAAATAATTTGTTTTTTATTGTCAATTGTTTGATTAATTGGATTTAATGCAAAAATTAATTGAAACAAAATAATTAAAAAAATGAAATAACAACTATTTTCTATTGATAAATTAATTAAAAAGCAAGTTTAAGTTTTAAAAAACTTGCTTTTTTTTTTTTTTTTTTAGCATTAATTATTATGAAAAAAATTAATGCTCCATATATTTTGATATTTGTTTTGTGAGGCGGATTTACATCATTAAGTTCTTGATATTTAATTGTTTTTCAATGAGAAAACACTTTTTTTACTCTTCAAGATATAGTTGTAAAATTTTTTTTAATTCTTAATTGATTAATTATTAATATTGGATTTTGCAATGGTATTAAAGATTTTGTTATTTTGTTAACTTATTACATTTATTTAAAACCCAAATATAAAAAAAATTATTTTAAACAATTTAATCATTCAAAATTAATTTCTAAATTAGAACCAAAAGTATTGCTTTTATATACTACTTGCAATGATTTTGATGAACAAAGTTTATTACAATCTATTAATCAAAATTATTCAAATTTTTGTACTTATATTTTGGATGATTCAGATCAAGAATTTTATAAAAATAAAATTGATAATTTTATTAATAAAAACAAAAATATTAATCTAGTTAGAAGAAAAGACAAAAAAGGTTTTAAAGCAGGGAATATAAATAATTTTTTAATGAATACAAAAGAAGAATTTGATTATTTTGTTTTGTTAGATAGTGATGAAATAATTCCAAATAATTTTATTAAAAATTGTTTACCATATTTTGAAAATAATGTCGGAATTGTTCAAGCAAATCATAAGGCAACAAGATTTTCAAATTTATTTGACAAACTTGGTTCAAAAGGTGTGTTACCTGCATGAACTACTTTTATATCATTTAAAAATGTTTATGGTTCAGTAACATTAAATGGTCATGGTGCAATGATTGATCGCAAATGTTATTATGATTCTATGGGATTTCCCGAAATAGTTGCTGAAGATTTGGGATTTGCAGTAAATGCTATTAATAAAAAATATAAAATTGTTTTTGCGTATGATGTTATATGTGAAGAAAAATTTCCTGTAGATTTTATTTCATTTAAAAAAAGAAATATTAAATGAACTCAAGGCAATTTTGAATTTATTAAAAAATTTGGACTCAAACTCATAATCAACAAAACAAATTTTTTTAAAAAATTAGATTTATTTTTATCGTCTACATCAATTTTTTTAACTGTTTTTTGTTTTTTCACAATAATCATCAATTTTTCAATTTTATATCCTTTAGGTTTTTACTACAAATATTCATATTTTCTTTGAATTTTTATAGTATTTTTTTTCTTAATACCTTTGCTTAATGACATTATTTTTTTAATAAGAAAAGAAAATTTTTTTCATTTACTAGGATATTTGTTTTTTTGTTGTTTACTTTATCCATCTATGATTATTTCATCAATATTAACTTTTACATTTTCAATTTTTGGAAAAAAAGCAAAATTTATTGTTACTCCTAAAAATAGTAAAAAATATACTTTTTGAGAAGCGATAAAATTTAATAAGTTAGAGTTAATAAGTTCTATTGTTTTAATTACTTTAATAACCTTACTAACAATTTTTGTTAATAATTTTCAATATGTTTTAATTTTATGATTGGTATTTTTCATAATACCATTTTTATCTACACCATTTTTAACTCTTTTAAGTAATAAAAGCGTTGTAGTTAAAAATTAAATTTTTTATTTTTTTGTTGGATTAATGAATTCTAAATATTCATCTATCTCATCTGATTTACAAACTACTGAAATAAAATCTGCTTGCATTAATGTTGTATCTGCATCTACTGGAAAAATTAATTTATCTTGTCTTTGAATAG
This is a stretch of genomic DNA from Mycoplasmoides pirum ATCC 25960. It encodes these proteins:
- a CDS encoding synaptonemal complex protein 1 translates to MFKKNLNLSKLIITFFIFCSIFLIASNKTNQSYQINNNDNSVATNTEDDNIYTIAKPDTLYEVKTLRKTGNDKNKINVLLLGDNYSFQDSDDSFFNTMYERVITPWLSSPMTTDGSIFDPNHQHTIEKEILRGTRNPYQTFLNDKINVYSIQPDALNYNESITDGSKSFFGSYASSNVSSSWLQVPNWGKIKKNVLSYDVSKNFLEDDGIINGSTAGIIRKLGNVTANATLSDYYRATTDNLATIHMHEMGHSIWGLTDEYPDTTSSGNNINRAYISDPENENSIPWKEFLNFRGIGLYKTKNNNVFLPADECIMHYGTYATAMDFCEVCMHHIVTTGAKATNSELFYIADPELTTVEGKPKYNDPTTNVTNPYSVDNISSKEVNWQTITLAKDKHLELRTVIDNITSKTRKIKFRITLKDKNTFFEESEVFVIKPNELKGLSFKTSKTCPSGLTSKDSISGEIVDAETNEVLATNNDRVNRHYYGTSYLRDYIGKRQYKVTINFKNKETNESLPNVKPTILVKRDGSKFKLEKILFNGYRLDPKKSKIDNKELVINKADQTFNYYYDPLPYKNLKLKLIDTTKQANNLEKIVKVYEGQKFIPKSSDFFAFNLDSLDSANPNLNNTWNESIVPPKTVLNYDQIQDNITELVYTKSSQKPIYHLTKNVETTQGNNNYNFKNYDKTLKPFFTKSFKSNFEEFGSNYNIIFNNVNYEISGEYQIVYFYGNNVSEIEKNKSLINKVKVTIKPNTDPNYNQNSVQGEIEKLNANNLIIMDKFEKSEASLSDFENITKNNLLQNISNFDLDNKNFSYEVVDFSKTYKQESLFSNYGYKFKIKISSNNKNISMTTREFEKHIYLKDDKPVEPPISDEILLNQEINRINSIDLKLSKNEFTQEEINSIDENNFVDQLLNWNSVVGDKSKFSYQISNFDKKNNKFSFNVKVILNNDLSKIKETKIFQVDYTIKTLIDQNLKNEKNRIDELQLSLKTNQFTQEELNNLVKNPDSFVEKINGWNSVESKFDYKFIIENKQQNQIKLNVQIIEKNSQNYLTSKDFIFDYELINNNNLKNNNELYIVLLPSLIIFVVTILTIFWFAIHKKMKKNKNI
- a CDS encoding glycosyltransferase family 2 protein, which gives rise to MKKINAPYILIFVLWGGFTSLSSWYLIVFQWENTFFTLQDIVVKFFLILNWLIINIGFCNGIKDFVILLTYYIYLKPKYKKNYFKQFNHSKLISKLEPKVLLLYTTCNDFDEQSLLQSINQNYSNFCTYILDDSDQEFYKNKIDNFINKNKNINLVRRKDKKGFKAGNINNFLMNTKEEFDYFVLLDSDEIIPNNFIKNCLPYFENNVGIVQANHKATRFSNLFDKLGSKGVLPAWTTFISFKNVYGSVTLNGHGAMIDRKCYYDSMGFPEIVAEDLGFAVNAINKKYKIVFAYDVICEEKFPVDFISFKKRNIKWTQGNFEFIKKFGLKLIINKTNFFKKLDLFLSSTSIFLTVFCFFTIIINFSILYPLGFYYKYSYFLWIFIVFFFLIPLLNDIIFLIRKENFFHLLGYLFFCCLLYPSMIISSILTFTFSIFGKKAKFIVTPKNSKKYTFWEAIKFNKLELISSIVLITLITLLTIFVNNFQYVLILWLVFFIIPFLSTPFLTLLSNKSVVVKN
- the rpsD gene encoding 30S ribosomal protein S4, with product MSRYTGSVFRRSRRLNFSLLESGKEFSKGKKRNSIPGQHGSNKVRPKLSGYAEQLQEKQRMQYMYGINDRQFRRLFSVAKKMEGILTMNLFRVLESRLDSIVFRMGFAPTRRGSRQLVNHGHIKVNGKTVNIPSYILNIGDVIELKTSAQNLPMVKQAIEFKKWAPFTEVNQKTFQGTYTRYPERNELPIEINETYVVEWYKRLVK
- the trxA gene encoding thioredoxin — protein: MITIKNNLEFDELIKNNEVVIVDFYADWCGPCKMMAPFFEELSKEMTSITFAKLNVDELNDLAESFEITSIPTLIVFKNGKQSERHAGFLNKEGIINLLK
- the rpmG gene encoding 50S ribosomal protein L33, whose translation is MAVKRGTRLSCSTCNEINYITHKNSKKNPDKLELNKYCSRCRTTSLHKEIKKK
- the topA gene encoding type I DNA topoisomerase; protein product: MKNKLLIIESPNKIKTLQKYLPADFEIVATIGHIRDLSKFGLGFDSKTMEPKWIIPKPSKTGEKSKKEIITDIKNKAEKAKEIYLASDPDREGEAISWHVYEILNQNDKKKCKRIVFNEISKEAVLNALEHPRDIDKKWVESQFARRILDRMIGFRLSRLVQNQLHAESAGRVQSVALKFLEDREKEIESFVPRKWWTVDVLLKNKTPLILRKVSDEIAKKLSFEEPKEVSGIDFKTLEDAKLFKKSLGEEYEIYSIDDPKFYTKSPKEPYKTSTMQQDGINKLGWTAKKLTLVAQHLYEGINVGKEHIALISYPRTDSTRIADAFKTNVINYIEKNYGKNYLASSEVKQKKKSSKVSVKIQDAHEAIRPIDISITPDSIKNKVHRDEYALYKLIWIRTVAAFMAPAQYQRIDIRFTNNGHKFYASSRSIKFDGYTKIYTHYETQEKIHILPLNEFEIGKKFKASEVQINEHVTSPPPRFTQASLIAALEKSGIGRPSTYNTMANVALNRGYANLEAKAYVPTSLGRKVITELENYFNNIINKEFTKGMEEHLDEIANGKEEYRKYLLNFWESFEKEVIMAFDKIEKVKPEIEYVGRDCPNCKSKLIYRYSFKSRNKFIGCSNYPECRYLESLEKPKLLEENCPNCGKQLVERSSRRKGSQSFIGCTGYPSCNYMRTMEGEVIVPKDKTKKTTSKKKTSKNSKKESNDDKDE
- a CDS encoding aminopeptidase P family protein codes for the protein MSNKQSLGTEFIFKHSVVKDILKREKADTLLLVSDQNRLWFTEFASTFGFLFINKSKAILVTDARYFEAAQRNIKNVEVVLYNSPKILEEVAKKINVDQLIIEGEYLTYNYEGLLNKLSSKKPKIISSQILRAIKTPKELKLMQEVVNITAKVGNNLTKWIKPNMTEIDLAKKITIELINAGGEKNSFDPIVASGTNGSSPHHHPTNKKLVMGEFVTCDFGTTYKGYCSDITRTFVVGNKPKNQRLVNAYRVVDAANRQGIKACKAGIKGMELDTVCRNYINQTEFKKYFVHSTGHGVGLDVHELPNVSPSYNFELLQNSIVTVEPGIYIPKVGGIRIEDMVLVKDKKSIWMSEKIYRPKF
- a CDS encoding HAD-IIB family hydrolase, with the translated sequence MDNKKFRFLALDLDGTLLGHNKKISKETILALDSYAEKYPDSVNAIITGRYPYSAKRYANFINEKSKLFKIHYVGASNGSFFYEIDLNSNSYNLLSENLIPQQQALKIYEFCLKNNVLFWGYPRNLHKGAPIVLSSHFSSFLIHLVRPKDTHIINKFLNENYSKINIVCTSAKKLDVLFENLKEIYPNIFEISRTSKNMLEITAFNINKGKIVDLICDSNNISYDQRVAIGDSHNDKNMFKKVAVKLAPINVRNALKSEADYIGTKHFKKRISCLFYDYLLK